From one Rosa rugosa chromosome 4, drRosRugo1.1, whole genome shotgun sequence genomic stretch:
- the LOC133744281 gene encoding NAC domain-containing protein 83-like, producing the protein MEETRGNQFPGERFCPMEDELVLFYLKPMLSGEKVPGRNSVVFDCDLYGHQEPWEIWDAYKTRRPNDLRLNKDIYFFTQHKTMSSTDTRIRRTVGNGTWKGDDSGKPVKSLETGRVVGLKKRLTYKNQASEHNGCWILYEFYLDPSLTDNKQKAVKDYVLCLLRKNGEPKTKMIKKKRKQREEEEVLACACACDDGENTNKEQEELLEPQAKRQQPSEENVPPVSHNIGSEPIDQNGSVISEVQVSSEDEAFSFAFDDFIIPMDHAYINSDEFSNYNFGDEFMSGGDDIDTADILPLSSSFPQLLGD; encoded by the coding sequence ATGGAGGAGACCAGAGGCAATCAATTTCCTGGAGAGAGGTTCTGCCCCATGGAGGACGAACTAGTTCTCTTCTACCTTAAGCCCATGTTGAGCGGAGAGAAGGTGCCCGGCAGAAACAGCGTGGTGTTCGACTGCGACCTCTACGGTCACCAAGAACCTTGGGAGATATGGGACGCCTACAAGACCAGAAGACCAAACGACTTGAGGCTCAACAAGGACATCTACTTCTTTACCCAACACAAGACGATGAGTTCCACAGACACACGCATACGCCGGACCGTTGGCAATGGCACCTGGAAGGGCGACGACTCCGGCAAGCCAGTAAAATCTCTGGAGACTGGTCGTGTGGTTGGCTTGAAGAAAAGACTTACTTACAAGAACCAAGCATCGGAGCACAACGGTTGTTGGATCTTGTATGAGTTCTACCTTGATCCATCACTCACCGACAATAAACAAAAGGCGGTGAAAGACTATGTTCTCTGTCTGCTAAGAAAAAATGGTGAACCCAAAACCAAGATGatcaaaaagaagagaaagcaacgtGAAGAGGAAGAGGTTCTTGCCTGTGCCTGTGCCTGTGATGATGGAGAGAACACAAACAAGGAGCAAGAAGAGTTGCTTGAGCCTCAAGCGAAGCGACAACAACCTTCAGAAGAAAATGTACCCCCTGTATCTCACAATATTGGTTCAGAACCTATAGATCAAAATGGGTCGGTTATTAGTGAGGTACAAGTCAGCAGCGAAGATGAAGCATTTAGTTTTGCCTTTGATGATTTCATTATCCCTATGGATCATGCGTACATCAACTCTGATGAATTCAGCAACTACAACTTTGGAGACGAGTTCATGTCGGGAGGGGATGACATCGATACAGCTGATATACTACCACTCTCATCATCATTCCCACAGCTGCTTGGAGATTAG
- the LOC133746334 gene encoding kinesin-like protein KIN-4C isoform X1, whose translation MNANSSLVNLLLQQNSALKKSENGHKYDLRKLDSRTSFILEDMDISDSDDEWIASGKPKTKKRKSKYGSSSEGFNAQSSNDSGGFKLDSAGEGIVSVVKKSESGVCCSCSKTSSCKTTKCQCRTTGGACGPSCGCVPAKCSNRESSLVEVHGSPEGETAQGIGNDEGTDETEKNQHLASQGARLLQNALVERPSETTDDGGPRRKALSEIGNTLAKSNAPKPNQRKKWRRTTIQLVANAPPPSQPATAEAPQRPDKGAPEVPIPMKLPQGADKGAPEAPIPMKLPRAMRSAASNGGNLFRERNSDKADQSGVSKEAGVPAPRSPLRQNKTSDEKENCGL comes from the exons atGAATGCTAATTCTAGTTTGGTTAATCTTTTATTGCAACAGAACTCAGCGTTGAAGAAATCTGAAAATGGACACAAGTATGATTTGCGCAAGCTA GATTCACGGACATCATTCATCTTGGAGGACATGGATATATCTGACTCAGATGATGAGTGGATAGCCTCAGGAAAGCCAAAGACTAAAAAGAGAAAGTCCAAATATGGAAGTTCAAGTGAGGGATTCAATGCGCAAAGTAGTAATGACTCTGGAGGCTTCAAGTTAGATAGTGCTGGTGAGGGGATAGTCAGTGTTGTGAAGAAAAGCGAGTCGGGTGTATGCTGCTCTTGTAGCAAGACTTCCTCCTGCAAAACAACTAAATGTCAATGTCGAACTACTGGAGGAGCCTGTGGGCCATCATGTGGTTGTGTGCCTGCTAAGTGTTCAAATAGAGAATCCAGCCTAGTTGAGGTACATGGGTCTCCAGAAGGAGAAACTGCTCAAGGAATTGGAAATGATGAAGGCACTGATGAAACAGAGAAGAATCAGCATCTTGCTTCTCAGGGTGCCAGGTTACTTCAGAATGCATTAGTTGAGAGGCCTAGTGAAACAACTGATGATGGTGGACCAAGAAGAAAAGCTCTTTCAGAGATCGGAAATACGTTG GCCAAATCCAATGCGCCGAAGCCTAACCAGAGAAAGAAATGGCGAAGAACCACAATCCAACTGGTTGCAAATGCTCCGCCTCCCTCGCAGCCAGCAACTGCTGAAGCACCTCAAAGGCCAGATAAAGGGGCACCAGAGGTACCCATCCCTATGAAGCTTCCTCAAGGGGCAGATAAAGGGGCACCAGAGGCACCCATCCCTATGAAGCTTCCTAGGGCAATGCGATCAGCTGCATCAAATGGTGGCAACTTATTTAGAGAAAGGAATTCTGATAAAGCAGATCAATCTGGTGTCAGTAAGGAGGCCGGTGTTCCTGCTCCAAGAAGTCCTCTGCGGCAGAACAAAACATCAGATGAGAAGGAGAACTGTGGCCTTTAA
- the LOC133744283 gene encoding pentatricopeptide repeat-containing protein At5g46100-like has translation MLADGVAPNSYTYTVLIKGLCADPNFFGDAKKYLLEMMDKRKQPNVAAYTAVIEGFVLWEDKTAEEKGKEFVEMMMGKGFVPNAKAMMKVLKGKPTPVIRRVMSIVLSKLKS, from the coding sequence ATGTTAGCTGATGGGGTTGCCCCCAACTCCTACACATACACTGTTTTAATCAAGGGACTCTGTGCTGACCCCAACTTCTTTGGAGATGCCAAGAAGTACTTGCTTGAGATGATGGACAAGCGGAAGCAGCCTAATGTTGCTGCCTATACTGCGGTGATAGAAGGCTTTGTGCTTTGGGAGGACAAGACAGCTGAGGAGAAGGGCAAAGAGTTTGTGGAGATGATGATGGGTAAAGGTTTTGTGCCTAATGCGAAGGCTATGATGAAGGTTTTAAAGGGCAAACCAACACCGGTAATTAGAAGGGTCATGAGCATTGTACTTTCCAAGTTGAAGAGCTGA
- the LOC133746334 gene encoding kinesin-like protein KIN-4C isoform X2 — protein MDISDSDDEWIASGKPKTKKRKSKYGSSSEGFNAQSSNDSGGFKLDSAGEGIVSVVKKSESGVCCSCSKTSSCKTTKCQCRTTGGACGPSCGCVPAKCSNRESSLVEVHGSPEGETAQGIGNDEGTDETEKNQHLASQGARLLQNALVERPSETTDDGGPRRKALSEIGNTLAKSNAPKPNQRKKWRRTTIQLVANAPPPSQPATAEAPQRPDKGAPEVPIPMKLPQGADKGAPEAPIPMKLPRAMRSAASNGGNLFRERNSDKADQSGVSKEAGVPAPRSPLRQNKTSDEKENCGL, from the exons ATGGATATATCTGACTCAGATGATGAGTGGATAGCCTCAGGAAAGCCAAAGACTAAAAAGAGAAAGTCCAAATATGGAAGTTCAAGTGAGGGATTCAATGCGCAAAGTAGTAATGACTCTGGAGGCTTCAAGTTAGATAGTGCTGGTGAGGGGATAGTCAGTGTTGTGAAGAAAAGCGAGTCGGGTGTATGCTGCTCTTGTAGCAAGACTTCCTCCTGCAAAACAACTAAATGTCAATGTCGAACTACTGGAGGAGCCTGTGGGCCATCATGTGGTTGTGTGCCTGCTAAGTGTTCAAATAGAGAATCCAGCCTAGTTGAGGTACATGGGTCTCCAGAAGGAGAAACTGCTCAAGGAATTGGAAATGATGAAGGCACTGATGAAACAGAGAAGAATCAGCATCTTGCTTCTCAGGGTGCCAGGTTACTTCAGAATGCATTAGTTGAGAGGCCTAGTGAAACAACTGATGATGGTGGACCAAGAAGAAAAGCTCTTTCAGAGATCGGAAATACGTTG GCCAAATCCAATGCGCCGAAGCCTAACCAGAGAAAGAAATGGCGAAGAACCACAATCCAACTGGTTGCAAATGCTCCGCCTCCCTCGCAGCCAGCAACTGCTGAAGCACCTCAAAGGCCAGATAAAGGGGCACCAGAGGTACCCATCCCTATGAAGCTTCCTCAAGGGGCAGATAAAGGGGCACCAGAGGCACCCATCCCTATGAAGCTTCCTAGGGCAATGCGATCAGCTGCATCAAATGGTGGCAACTTATTTAGAGAAAGGAATTCTGATAAAGCAGATCAATCTGGTGTCAGTAAGGAGGCCGGTGTTCCTGCTCCAAGAAGTCCTCTGCGGCAGAACAAAACATCAGATGAGAAGGAGAACTGTGGCCTTTAA
- the LOC133746335 gene encoding kinesin-like protein KIN-4C, which produces MHKLLALNQRQKMVLQRKTEEANTATKKLKELLESRKTSSLETSGHNAHGIQALMQAIELELEVTVKINEVRSEYERQIEERAMMAKERTKLIEEQRNLSDSSEIMSPGARNSRIFALENMLATSSSTMLSMASQLSEAEERERGFNGRGRWNQVRSLTDAKILMNHLFNLASSSS; this is translated from the exons ATGCATAAGCTGTTAGCTTTAAACCAGAGGCAAAAAATG GTTTTGCAACGAAAGACAGAAGAAGCTAATACGGCCACAAAAAAGTTAAAGGAGCTTTTAGAATCCAGAAAGACTTCTTCACTTGAAACTTCTGGTCATAATGCTCATGGTATTCAG GCTCTGATGCAGGCAATCGAACTTGAGCTTGAAGTCACAGTTAAGATTAATGAAGTAAGATCTGAGTATGAGCGGCAAATTGAAGA GCGTGCTATgatggccaaggaaagaaccaAGCTAATAGAAGAACAACGTAATTTAAG TGATTCCTCGGAAATAATGTCTCCTGGTGCAAGAAATTCAAGGATTTTTGCACTTGAAAACATGCTTGCTACTTCTTCTAGCACCATGTTATCTATGGCATCACAATTGTCAGAAGCAGAAGAGCGCGAGCGGGGTTTCAATGGCAGGGGGCGTTGGAATCAAGTTCGGTCTCTTACAGATGCCAAAATTTTGATGAATCATCTGTTCAACTTAGCTTCTTCCTCCAGTTAA
- the LOC133741784 gene encoding uncharacterized protein LOC133741784, with translation MVVKDMRFLLRQQYQICLGMHRGYSANNPLGLRLFSSTNNKPWTKLEQPLPTTTSSRRTISNWVRWILGSLLSILIPVWTHKYWENLQMIEGEAEVVMEEVDNVAKVVERVATVAEKVSADVADKLPTNHTRLKEIALLIERVSELAAQDAQLTQDFIHKVDSLKQDLGDLKTLVEPVVDKIENYEFHGNYSPVSTKEQN, from the exons ATGGTCGTCAAGGACATGAGGTTTCTGCTCCGACAGCAGTATCAAATATGTTTGGGCATGCATCGTGGTTATTCGGCGAATAATCCCTTAGGCTTGCGGTTATTTAGCAGCACCAACAACAAACCATGGACAAAACTTGAGCAACCACTGCCTACTACAACTTCTTCTAGGCGCACCATCTCTAATTG GGTAAGATGGATTTTGGGCTCCCTTTTGTCAATTTTGATTCCTGTTTGGACGCACAAGTACTGGGAAAATCTGCAAATGATTGaag GGGAGGCAGAGGTGGTGATGGAAGAGGTTGACAATGTAGCAAAAGTCGTAGAAAGAGTGGCAACTGTGGCTGAGAAGGTGTCAGCCGATGTGGCTGATAAACTTCCAACTAATCATACAAGACTAAAAGAAATTGCTTTGCTGATTGAACGAGTATCCGAACTGGCTGCTCAAGATGCTCAACTAACACAAGATTTTATTCACAAG GTGGATTCACTGAAGCAAGACCTGGGAGACTTAAAGACACTGGTGGAGCCAGTTGTTGATAAGATAGAAAACTATGAATTTCATGGAAACTactctccagtttctacaaaagaacaaaattaa
- the LOC133744284 gene encoding pentatricopeptide repeat-containing protein At4g38150-like codes for MAETEVKCADDLEKHVMKVFEEATKDCEDKELNEIFDMIRNYDDLNEYAISVFNSMANDKFIEVARELFKPRSESTAVLPDVAIYTVVIWACISAGKIMAAHRVYHHMIANGVAPTSCTYIILINTLATNSSSDVSFVGYAKKYFLEMLDKGMTPISSSYMAVFKAIARQEPVEKAREFLEQIQTKGFSPKLDVPHFDVAYMEEAMNALKMSDVLINATTDNKLQKLYREWSTTRKPLRDEFPKMYKALKADGNDDQAMELYRRAWDTNIIPELLGLPL; via the exons ATGGCGGAGACTGAAGTCAAGTGTGCGGATGACCTCGAGAAACATGTAATGAAGGTTTTCGAGGAGGCCACCAAAGACTGTGAGGACAAGGAATTAAATGAGATATTTGACATGATTAGGAACTATGACGACCTTAACGAGTATGCAATATCGGTGTTCAATTCCATGGCAAATGACAAGTTTATTGAGGTAGCTAGAGAGCTCTTTAAGCCTCGCTCTGAGTCGACTGCCGTACTGCCTGATGTGGCCATCTACACCGTTGTCATTTGGGCCTGCATCTCTGCCGGCAAGATCATGGCTGCTCACAGGGTCTACCACCACATGATAGCCAACGGTGTCGCCCCCACCTCCTGCACTTACATTATTCTCATCAACACACTTGCAACAAACTCATCTTCTGATGTCAGTTTTGTTGGGTATGCCAAGAAGTATTTTTTGGAAATGTTGGATAAGGGGATGACGCCTATTTCGTCCTCCTACATGGCCGTCTTCAAAGCCATTGCTCGCCAGGAGCCGGTGGAGAAGGCCAGGGAGTTCCTTGAGCAGATACAAACAAAGGGGTTCAGCCCTAAGTTGGATGTTCCTCACTTTGATGTGGCCTACATGGAAGAAGCAATGAATGCGTTGAAGATGTCTGATGTTCTTATCAACGCCACCACTGACAACAAGTTGCAAAAACTCTACCGTGAGTGGAGCACCACCCGCAAACCCCTCAGGGATGAGTTTCCGAAGATGTACAAAGCCTTGAAAGCCGATGGCAATGATGACCAGGCCATGGAGCTCTATAGGCGCGCTTGGGATACAAACATAATTCCAGAG CTACTGGGGTTGCCCCTGTAA
- the LOC133744282 gene encoding pentatricopeptide repeat-containing protein At4g38150-like, with protein sequence MVAIYTSIIKAHLNAGKTKGALEAYRGMLAAGVAPNSYTYTVLIKGLTTDPNFFEDAKKCLLEMMDKGKRPNVATYTAVIEAFARQEDKAAEEEGKDLVWVMMSKGFVPNAKAMREVLKECTANKCNKKGHEYCTFQVERLMLCLISVTPAASGLGGLIYARASEDRKS encoded by the coding sequence ATGGTTGCAATATACACCTCCATTATTAAGGCCCACCTCAATGCTGGGAAGACCAAGGGAGCTCTCGAGGCCTACCGTGGCATGTTAGCTGCTGGGGTTGCCCCCAACTCTTACACTTACACTGTTTTAATCAAGGGACTCACTACTGACCCCAACTTTTTTGAAGATGCCAAGAAGTGCTTGCTTGAGATGATGGACAAGGGGAAGCGGCCCAATGTTGCTACTTATACTGCGGTGATAGAGGCCTTTGCAAGGCAGGAGGACAAGGCAGCTGAGGAGGAGGGCAAAGACTTGGTGTGGGTGATGATGAGTAAGGGGTTTGTGCCTAATGCAAAAGCAATGAGGGAGGTTCTAAAAGAATGTACGGCCAACAAATGTAATAAGAAGGGTCATGAATATTGTACTTTCCAAGTTGAAAGGCTGATGTTGTGCTTAATCAGTGTTACGCCAGCAGCTTCAGGATTAGGAGGTTTGATATATGCGAGAGCTAGTGAGGATAGAAAATCATAG